A genomic segment from Desulfovibrio legallii encodes:
- a CDS encoding acyltransferase — MNLLRKALERGLTPANVISYLSLQALRCGGLCWGTLRLRCKARLLGVRLGPGVTAHGPVGLMRWPGSEICIGAGASIISSWRRATAATLAAPTRLRTFGPGARIQIGEGAQLSGASITARSQTIRIGRQVLLGPNCVIVDSDFHAPWPPEARAAAPGLERDAPVCIGDYAWLGMNCMVLKGVRIGEGALIGAGSVVSRDVPPYCLAAGAPARVLRRLGPTTPTPPTTEDGPRPGNHAGEAQR, encoded by the coding sequence ATGAACCTGCTGCGCAAAGCCCTGGAGCGGGGCCTTACCCCCGCCAATGTGATCAGCTACCTGAGCCTGCAGGCCCTGCGCTGCGGCGGGCTCTGCTGGGGCACGCTGCGGCTGCGCTGCAAGGCGCGGCTTCTGGGCGTGCGCCTGGGGCCGGGGGTGACGGCCCACGGCCCGGTGGGCCTCATGCGCTGGCCCGGCAGCGAGATATGCATCGGGGCCGGGGCGAGCATCATTTCCTCCTGGCGGCGGGCCACGGCAGCCACCCTGGCCGCGCCCACCAGGCTCCGCACCTTCGGGCCGGGCGCGCGCATCCAGATCGGGGAGGGCGCGCAGCTGAGCGGCGCTTCCATCACAGCGCGTTCGCAGACCATCCGCATCGGGCGGCAGGTTTTGCTGGGGCCCAACTGCGTCATCGTGGATTCGGACTTTCACGCCCCCTGGCCGCCCGAAGCCCGCGCCGCAGCGCCAGGCCTGGAGCGCGACGCGCCAGTCTGCATCGGCGACTACGCCTGGCTGGGCATGAACTGCATGGTGCTTAAGGGCGTGCGCATCGGCGAAGGCGCGCTCATCGGCGCGGGCAGCGTGGTCAGCCGCGACGTGCCGCCCTATTGCCTGGCTGCGGGCGCGCCCGCCCGCGTGCTGCGCCGCCTGGGGCCGACGACGCCCACCCCGCCCACTACGGAAGACGGCCCCAGGCCGGGCAACCACGCCGGGGAGGCACAGCGCTGA
- a CDS encoding DEAD/DEAH box helicase, with protein MSVAQYMAALLASPKLGGQVTCHRLLPGAPAVYAPTRLPWPAAIARILTERGIRGLYSHQALATDHLRAGHSIVAATPTASGKSLIYNLPVLERCLTDPDARALYLFPLKALAQDQLAGFNALTAAWPPEARPAAALYDGDASDYARRKIRRDPPAVLISNPEMLHLGILPHHEQWAAFLAGLSFVVVDEAHTYRGVFGAHMAQVFRRLNRLAGRYGARPVYALCTATVGNPGELAAALTGTGTDGSGPAPVVIDQSGAPQGPRHFVFLNPEQSPATAAIDLLKAALARGLRTIVYCRSRRMTELISLWAGQSGAFSQRISAYRAGFLPEERRRIEARMASGDLLAVVSTSALELGIDIGGLDVCILVGYPGTVMATLQRGGRVGRAQQESAVIVVAGEDALDQYFARNPEDFFSRPPEKAVVNPENEVILARHLECAAAELPLTPEEDMLRSPAARRAARELLGKGLLLQTADGSRLLAARKRPQRLVDLRGTGQTCCIEDEEGQVIGTVDGFRAWRETHPGAVYLHRGRSYVITELDQARGRVRARQAKVAWFTRTRGHKSTDILEEVERRSLGRVLVCRGRLRITEQITGYEKRAASGNRLLTITPLDAPPQVFETEGLWYVFPDALRAYLEERFLHFMGSIHALEHAAIGLLPLLILADRNDFGGISTPLHPQLGLPAVFIYDGLPGGAGLTRQAFPEARQLLEAACKTVAACPCEEGCPSCVHSPKCGSGNRPISKKGALELLRQALAPGDEGDALAAGLRISPAPERLAAADWAATAPEAAPEADRPPATASPVNRTREVPVPDATTTAAPAAPDSGPFSGSKAAATDAASCARPAVPPPRYVVFDVETRRSAAEVGGWNRADRMGVSVAVAYDSQADDFFSYEQEALPALFERLQAAQLVIGFNSLRFDYAVLRPFAPFDLRGLPSLDLLQRVNQSLNYRVSLDNLGQATLGEPKSANGLLALQWWKEGRLEDIAHYCRKDVDITHRLYRYGLERGYVLFRNKAGAAVRAPVDFRG; from the coding sequence ATGTCCGTGGCGCAGTATATGGCCGCCCTGCTGGCCTCGCCCAAGCTGGGCGGCCAGGTGACCTGCCACCGCCTGCTGCCCGGCGCGCCGGCGGTTTACGCGCCCACGCGCCTGCCCTGGCCCGCAGCCATAGCCAGGATCCTGACGGAACGCGGCATCCGGGGGCTGTACAGCCATCAGGCCCTGGCCACGGACCACCTCCGCGCCGGGCATTCCATCGTGGCGGCCACGCCCACGGCCAGCGGCAAAAGCCTGATCTACAACCTCCCCGTGCTGGAGCGCTGCCTGACGGACCCCGACGCCCGCGCTCTGTATCTTTTTCCCCTTAAGGCCCTGGCCCAGGATCAACTGGCGGGCTTCAACGCCCTGACCGCCGCCTGGCCGCCAGAGGCCCGCCCCGCGGCCGCCCTGTACGACGGCGACGCCAGCGACTACGCCCGGCGCAAAATCCGGCGCGACCCGCCCGCCGTGCTCATCAGCAATCCGGAGATGCTCCACCTGGGCATTCTGCCCCACCACGAGCAGTGGGCCGCCTTTCTGGCCGGGCTGAGCTTTGTGGTGGTGGACGAGGCCCACACCTACCGCGGGGTGTTCGGCGCGCATATGGCGCAGGTTTTCCGGCGGCTCAACCGCCTGGCCGGGCGCTACGGGGCGCGGCCCGTGTACGCGCTGTGCACGGCCACGGTGGGCAACCCTGGGGAGCTGGCCGCCGCGCTGACAGGAACGGGAACAGACGGCAGCGGCCCGGCCCCGGTGGTCATCGACCAGTCCGGCGCGCCGCAGGGGCCGCGGCATTTTGTTTTTCTCAATCCGGAGCAAAGCCCGGCCACGGCGGCCATTGATCTGCTCAAAGCGGCCCTGGCCCGCGGCCTGCGCACCATTGTCTACTGCCGCTCGCGCCGCATGACCGAGCTCATCAGCCTCTGGGCCGGGCAATCCGGGGCCTTCAGTCAGCGCATCTCCGCCTACCGGGCGGGCTTTCTGCCGGAGGAACGCCGCCGCATCGAGGCGCGCATGGCCTCCGGCGACCTGCTGGCCGTAGTCAGTACCAGCGCGCTGGAACTGGGCATCGACATCGGCGGGCTGGACGTCTGCATCCTGGTGGGCTACCCCGGCACGGTCATGGCCACCCTGCAGCGCGGGGGCCGGGTGGGCCGGGCGCAGCAGGAATCGGCCGTCATCGTGGTGGCGGGCGAGGACGCTCTGGACCAGTACTTTGCCCGCAATCCTGAGGATTTTTTCAGCCGCCCGCCAGAAAAAGCCGTGGTCAATCCGGAGAACGAAGTCATCCTGGCCCGGCACCTGGAGTGCGCCGCCGCCGAACTGCCCCTGACGCCCGAAGAAGACATGCTGCGCAGCCCGGCGGCCCGGCGCGCGGCGCGCGAGCTGCTGGGCAAGGGGCTCCTTCTGCAGACGGCCGACGGCAGCCGGCTGCTGGCGGCCCGCAAGCGCCCGCAGCGCCTGGTGGACCTGCGCGGCACAGGGCAGACCTGCTGCATTGAGGACGAGGAAGGACAGGTCATCGGCACGGTGGACGGCTTCCGGGCCTGGCGCGAGACGCACCCCGGCGCCGTTTACCTGCACCGCGGCCGCAGCTACGTCATTACGGAGCTGGACCAGGCCCGCGGGCGGGTGCGGGCCAGACAGGCCAAGGTCGCCTGGTTCACCCGCACCCGCGGGCACAAGAGCACGGACATTCTGGAGGAAGTCGAACGCCGCTCCCTGGGCCGGGTGCTGGTCTGCCGGGGCCGCCTGCGGATCACGGAGCAGATCACGGGCTACGAAAAACGCGCCGCGTCCGGCAACCGGCTGCTGACCATCACCCCTCTGGACGCGCCCCCGCAGGTCTTTGAAACCGAAGGCCTGTGGTACGTCTTTCCCGACGCCCTGCGCGCGTATCTGGAAGAACGCTTTCTGCACTTCATGGGTTCCATCCATGCGCTGGAACACGCGGCCATTGGCCTGCTGCCCCTTTTGATCCTGGCGGACCGCAACGACTTCGGCGGCATTTCCACCCCCCTGCACCCCCAGCTGGGCCTGCCCGCCGTGTTCATTTACGACGGCCTGCCCGGCGGCGCGGGGCTCACCCGGCAGGCCTTCCCAGAGGCGCGGCAGCTGCTGGAGGCCGCCTGCAAAACCGTGGCCGCCTGCCCCTGCGAGGAGGGCTGCCCCTCCTGCGTGCATTCCCCCAAATGCGGCTCAGGCAACCGGCCCATCAGCAAAAAAGGCGCGCTGGAACTGCTGCGTCAGGCCCTGGCCCCCGGCGACGAGGGCGACGCGCTGGCCGCAGGCCTGCGCATCAGCCCGGCCCCGGAACGCCTTGCGGCAGCGGATTGGGCCGCCACCGCGCCGGAAGCCGCGCCGGAAGCCGATCGGCCGCCGGCAACGGCGTCTCCCGTAAACCGTACAAGAGAGGTTCCCGTGCCCGACGCCACCACTACAGCCGCCCCAGCCGCGCCGGATTCGGGGCCTTTTTCCGGGTCAAAGGCCGCCGCAACGGACGCCGCCTCCTGCGCACGCCCGGCCGTGCCGCCGCCGCGCTATGTGGTTTTTGACGTGGAGACGCGCCGCTCCGCCGCCGAGGTGGGCGGCTGGAACCGCGCGGACCGCATGGGCGTGAGCGTGGCCGTGGCCTACGACAGCCAGGCCGACGACTTTTTCAGCTATGAACAAGAAGCGTTGCCGGCTCTGTTTGAGCGCCTGCAGGCCGCGCAGCTGGTCATCGGCTTCAACAGCCTGCGTTTCGACTATGCCGTGCTGCGGCCTTTTGCGCCTTTTGACCTGCGCGGCCTGCCCAGCCTGGATTTGCTGCAGCGGGTGAACCAATCCCTCAACTATCGCGTTTCGCTGGATAACCTTGGGCAGGCCACCCTGGGCGAACCCAAGAGCGCCAACGGCCTGCTGGCCCTCCAATGGTGGAAGGAAGGACGCCTGGAAGACATCGCCCACTACTGCCGCAAGGATGTGGACATCACCCACCGCCTCTATCGCTACGGCCTGGAACGGGGCTATGTGCTGTTTCGCAACAAGGCGGGGGCGGCAGTGCGGGCTCCGGTGGATTTCAGGGGGTAG
- a CDS encoding MdtA/MuxA family multidrug efflux RND transporter periplasmic adaptor subunit — MSVVLPSCSARTRRWLVPLLLIVLALAGWRLFFGGGRQGMPAGAAPVRVAVAATQDVPQFCNGLGTVLPSSDVLVTSRVDGQLLRLHFTEGQRVKAGDLLAEIDPRPFQASLDQALGTLTKDQAQLDNARKDLRRYAQLSKGDFIAAQQYETQRALVRQYEGTVAADKAAADAARLQLEYSRVTAPVSGRLGLRNVDEGNMIKSSSAEGLVRITEVSPCDVVFTLPESQVPLVVRALRRSEEEGSGPLPVQAWDREQKAQLGLGRLVSMDNQIDTSTGTVKLKASFPNADEALYPNQFVNARLLVRVLRGAVTVPASAVQLGTRGSYVYVLQAAESAAAPAAGKNGAAAPLAAKAAPAPRPGAAKEGTAPHNAVKTAAVSLRLITVGLTTDSLAVVEKGLAAGETVVVDGLDRLRDGSRVTVAASVPAPRAEAVPGLPPTP, encoded by the coding sequence ATGAGTGTTGTTTTGCCGTCCTGTTCCGCCCGCACCCGCCGCTGGCTTGTGCCGCTGCTCCTTATAGTCCTGGCCCTGGCGGGCTGGCGGCTGTTTTTCGGCGGCGGCCGTCAGGGCATGCCCGCGGGCGCGGCCCCGGTGCGCGTGGCCGTGGCCGCGACGCAGGATGTGCCCCAGTTCTGCAACGGCCTGGGCACGGTGCTGCCTTCCAGCGACGTGCTGGTGACCAGCCGGGTGGACGGGCAGCTCTTGCGCCTGCATTTTACGGAGGGCCAGCGCGTCAAGGCCGGCGATCTGCTGGCGGAGATCGACCCGCGTCCCTTCCAGGCCTCCCTGGACCAGGCCCTGGGCACTCTGACCAAGGACCAGGCCCAGCTGGACAACGCCCGCAAGGATCTGCGCCGTTACGCCCAGCTTTCCAAGGGCGATTTCATCGCCGCCCAGCAGTATGAGACCCAGCGCGCCCTGGTGCGCCAGTATGAGGGCACGGTGGCCGCGGACAAAGCCGCCGCGGACGCGGCCCGCCTCCAGCTGGAGTACAGCCGCGTCACGGCCCCGGTCTCGGGCCGCCTGGGCCTGCGCAATGTGGACGAAGGCAACATGATCAAGAGCTCCTCCGCCGAGGGGCTGGTGCGCATTACCGAGGTCAGCCCCTGCGATGTGGTCTTTACCCTGCCTGAAAGCCAGGTGCCCCTGGTGGTGCGGGCCCTGCGCCGCAGTGAGGAAGAAGGTTCCGGCCCCCTGCCCGTGCAGGCCTGGGACAGGGAGCAAAAAGCGCAGCTGGGGCTGGGCCGTCTGGTTTCGATGGACAACCAGATCGACACCTCCACGGGCACGGTGAAGCTCAAGGCCAGCTTCCCCAATGCGGACGAGGCCCTTTATCCCAACCAGTTTGTCAACGCGCGCCTTCTGGTGCGCGTGCTGCGGGGCGCGGTCACGGTGCCCGCCTCCGCCGTGCAGCTGGGCACGCGCGGCAGCTACGTCTATGTGTTGCAGGCCGCGGAAAGCGCCGCCGCACCCGCCGCCGGAAAAAACGGGGCCGCCGCGCCCCTTGCGGCAAAGGCCGCCCCCGCGCCCAGGCCCGGAGCCGCCAAGGAGGGCACAGCGCCGCACAACGCCGTAAAAACCGCCGCGGTGAGCCTGCGCCTCATTACGGTGGGCCTGACCACGGACAGCCTGGCCGTGGTGGAGAAGGGCCTTGCCGCAGGCGAAACCGTGGTGGTGGACGGCCTGGATCGGCTGCGCGACGGCAGCCGGGTAACCGTGGCCGCCAGCGTCCCCGCGCCCCGGGCCGAAGCCGTGCCCGGCCTGCCGCCTACCCCCTGA
- a CDS encoding sensor histidine kinase, with product MTPFKAPLAAPRRASIRRRLLAAFVFLALSMGAALGLAGRFSFDFLGASLLAWHTRPVMDALIEAERRAWEAEDRGGEKLYYGEDLAAVMHWRFLAGKEVPDAWRALPDGLHLSDNRRDFVLLERRDQVVYALSGEVGVFAALKQKLTGALLLCALAGLALAVFLAVVLSRRLTAPLRELTAAVEGRPPEALLRDGAAQPPRVPCTELDDEVGVLARAVAARETALRSFVQRESNFTGDVSHELRTPLTVLQGGLEILEPRLAALPQRAELLPVLRRLARTVEGMADTVRTLLLLARRPEELECRELDATALLRGILRRMERDGLLRLEAGTPEAAACGLAGRAAADPVTAAPMASDLDAPGQPVPEAELSGPATSAEDAVSDVQDPSGPPAQEPAAAPAPPRPRPAVGLTADLAPAVRVWGQRDLVNIVFKNLLDNACKYTENDRAAVSLTSVALLVRNSGRIPAGADVFARGTRHGRNRAPSGHGLGLSLALRACERLHWRLDLLPAGPEEAVFRVSFAPPPQGERPA from the coding sequence ATGACGCCCTTCAAAGCGCCCTTGGCCGCGCCGCGTCGCGCCAGCATCCGGCGGCGTCTGCTGGCGGCCTTTGTCTTCCTTGCCCTGAGCATGGGCGCAGCCCTGGGCCTGGCCGGGCGGTTCTCCTTTGACTTTCTGGGGGCCTCCCTGCTTGCCTGGCATACCCGTCCGGTCATGGACGCCCTGATCGAAGCGGAACGCCGCGCCTGGGAGGCCGAAGACCGCGGCGGCGAAAAACTTTATTACGGGGAAGACCTGGCCGCCGTCATGCACTGGCGCTTTCTGGCCGGCAAGGAGGTGCCGGACGCCTGGCGCGCCCTGCCCGACGGCCTGCACCTCAGCGATAACCGCCGCGACTTCGTGCTGCTGGAGCGGCGCGATCAGGTGGTTTACGCCCTCAGTGGTGAAGTGGGCGTGTTTGCGGCGCTCAAGCAGAAGCTCACCGGCGCGCTTCTGCTCTGCGCGCTGGCGGGGCTGGCCCTGGCCGTGTTCCTGGCCGTGGTGCTGAGCCGTCGCCTTACCGCGCCCCTGCGCGAGCTCACCGCGGCGGTGGAAGGCCGCCCGCCGGAAGCTCTGCTGCGCGACGGCGCGGCGCAGCCCCCCCGCGTGCCCTGCACGGAGCTGGACGACGAGGTGGGCGTGCTGGCCAGGGCTGTGGCCGCCCGCGAGACGGCCTTGCGCAGCTTTGTGCAGCGGGAGAGCAATTTTACCGGCGACGTAAGCCACGAGCTGCGCACGCCCCTCACCGTGCTCCAGGGCGGGCTGGAAATCCTGGAGCCGCGCCTGGCTGCGCTGCCGCAGCGTGCGGAGCTTCTGCCCGTGCTGCGGCGGCTTGCCCGCACGGTTGAGGGCATGGCCGATACCGTGCGCACCCTGCTGTTGCTGGCCCGGCGGCCGGAAGAGCTGGAATGCCGGGAGCTGGACGCCACAGCCCTGCTGCGCGGCATCCTCCGCCGCATGGAGCGCGACGGCCTGCTGCGCCTGGAAGCCGGCACTCCGGAAGCGGCCGCCTGCGGCCTCGCGGGCCGGGCCGCCGCAGACCCGGTTACGGCGGCCCCCATGGCGTCAGACCTGGATGCGCCGGGACAACCTGTGCCGGAAGCTGAGCTTTCGGGCCCGGCAACGTCGGCCGAGGATGCCGTTTCAGATGTGCAGGATCCGTCCGGCCCGCCGGCTCAAGAGCCCGCTGCCGCGCCCGCGCCGCCCCGGCCGCGCCCGGCCGTGGGGCTGACGGCGGATCTGGCCCCGGCGGTGCGGGTGTGGGGGCAGCGGGACCTGGTGAACATCGTTTTTAAAAATCTGCTGGACAACGCCTGCAAGTACACGGAAAATGACCGCGCCGCCGTGAGCCTCACGTCCGTTGCGCTGCTGGTGCGCAACAGCGGCCGCATCCCTGCGGGGGCGGACGTTTTTGCGCGCGGGACGCGCCATGGCCGCAACCGCGCCCCTTCGGGCCACGGCCTGGGGCTTTCCCTGGCCCTGCGCGCCTGCGAGCGCCTGCATTGGCGGCTGGATCTGCTGCCCGCCGGGCCGGAGGAAGCCGTGTTCCGCGTCAGCTTTGCCCCCCCGCCTCAAGGAGAACGCCCCGCATGA
- a CDS encoding response regulator transcription factor — MPDTLLLVEDNEDILANLYAYLEPLGYALDCARNGRAGLALALERRFDCLVLDVMLPGLDGLALCRALREEHGLNVPVLMLTARDTVADRVLGLEAGADDYLIKPFALKELEARVRALLRRSRLQAGKTAGALWAYADVRLDAAGHRAERAGRPLRLSPTGFRILAELLRAAPGLVRREDLENLLWGDAPPEGSALRTHIHELRRELDKPFAVPLLHTIPHVGYRLSLDAPEAAPNAVAPSGAGAV; from the coding sequence ATGCCCGACACCCTGCTGCTCGTTGAGGACAACGAGGATATCCTCGCCAACCTCTACGCCTATCTGGAGCCCCTGGGCTACGCGCTGGACTGCGCCCGCAACGGCCGGGCCGGCCTGGCCCTGGCCCTGGAGCGTCGCTTTGATTGCCTGGTCCTGGACGTCATGCTGCCGGGGCTGGACGGTCTGGCGCTCTGCCGCGCCCTGCGGGAGGAGCACGGTCTGAACGTGCCCGTGCTCATGCTTACGGCGCGGGATACGGTGGCCGACCGCGTACTGGGCCTGGAGGCCGGGGCCGACGACTATCTGATCAAGCCCTTTGCCCTTAAGGAGCTGGAGGCCCGCGTCCGCGCGCTGCTGCGGCGCAGCCGCCTCCAGGCGGGCAAGACCGCGGGCGCGCTCTGGGCCTATGCCGATGTGCGGCTGGACGCGGCCGGGCACCGGGCCGAGCGCGCGGGGCGGCCCCTGCGCCTGAGCCCCACGGGCTTCCGCATCCTGGCGGAGCTGCTGCGCGCGGCCCCCGGCCTGGTGCGGCGCGAAGACCTGGAAAACCTGCTTTGGGGTGATGCGCCCCCGGAGGGCAGCGCCCTGCGCACCCACATCCACGAATTGCGGCGGGAGCTGGACAAGCCCTTTGCCGTGCCCCTGCTGCACACCATCCCCCATGTGGGTTACCGCCTGAGCCTGGACGCGCCGGAAGCCGCGCCCAATGCCGTTGCGCCCAGCGGGGCGGGGGCGGTATGA
- a CDS encoding NirD/YgiW/YdeI family stress tolerance protein, giving the protein MPRTALAALLALLALAAWRGPALAAGFEGPGVAPAVTRAVDVLSAQDDAPCVLEGRLVEKLPRRKHRYLFEDRSGQVVVEIENSVFGQLTVTPKDKIRLQGHVDWNRKRPNTVEADSLVILGPVTEADLPAAPARQENAAGHARHPAAR; this is encoded by the coding sequence ATGCCCAGAACAGCCCTTGCCGCCCTGCTGGCCTTGCTGGCGCTGGCGGCCTGGCGCGGGCCCGCATTGGCCGCCGGATTTGAAGGCCCCGGCGTGGCCCCGGCCGTGACCCGGGCCGTGGACGTGCTGAGCGCCCAGGACGACGCCCCCTGCGTGCTGGAAGGACGGCTGGTGGAAAAGCTGCCCCGCCGTAAACACCGTTACCTGTTTGAGGACCGCAGCGGCCAGGTGGTGGTGGAAATAGAAAACAGCGTCTTCGGCCAGCTGACCGTGACGCCCAAGGATAAAATCCGCCTTCAGGGCCATGTGGACTGGAACCGCAAGCGCCCCAATACGGTGGAGGCGGACAGTCTTGTCATCCTGGGCCCGGTGACGGAAGCGGATCTGCCCGCCGCCCCGGCCCGGCAGGAGAACGCCGCCGGTCATGCCCGACACCCTGCTGCTCGTTGA
- a CDS encoding NirD/YgiW/YdeI family stress tolerance protein produces MRYLWIMLLTLALAAPAAYASAAETAGAPAAAAPHKTKAAKTKGVTKKAPVDTVAKALASGDKTPMRVTGQLVEKVPGKKVQYVFEDATGRVTVVLGKKALKGAAAPALQSEVRLAGVLRVKNKKNPVMVVHSVQPL; encoded by the coding sequence ATGCGTTATCTGTGGATTATGCTTCTTACCCTGGCCCTGGCCGCCCCGGCCGCCTACGCTTCCGCCGCCGAAACCGCCGGGGCCCCGGCCGCCGCCGCGCCCCACAAGACCAAAGCCGCCAAGACCAAGGGGGTGACAAAAAAAGCCCCTGTGGATACTGTGGCCAAAGCGCTGGCTTCCGGCGACAAAACCCCCATGCGCGTCACCGGACAGCTGGTGGAAAAAGTGCCTGGCAAAAAAGTGCAGTATGTCTTTGAGGACGCCACCGGCCGCGTGACCGTGGTGCTGGGCAAAAAGGCCCTCAAGGGCGCGGCTGCCCCGGCGCTGCAGAGCGAAGTGCGCCTGGCGGGCGTGCTGCGCGTTAAGAACAAGAAGAACCCCGTGATGGTGGTGCACAGCGTGCAGCCCCTGTAG
- the mbfA gene encoding iron exporter MbfA, with protein sequence MKKFSELNEQEILALAITLEEEDERIYADFAAALRDDFPATEAVLKGMGAEETVHRQRLTELFRKKFGEHIPLLRRQDVKGFVQRRPLWLVRPLGLDAVRRFTADMELETRQFYEKAAARTADPEIRRLLDDLAQAERRHELNAERLSDKYLNPDARAVEAAAQRRLYALQIIQPGLAGLMDGSVSTLAPVFAAAAATHDSWQAFLVGLAASLGAGISMGFAEALSDDGSVTGRGHPWVRGLVCGLMTTLGGIGHTLPFLIGNYRAALMAALVVVALELAAITWVRSRFMNTPIVSAALQVVLGGVLVFLTGLLIGNA encoded by the coding sequence ATGAAAAAATTTTCCGAACTGAACGAGCAGGAAATCCTTGCCCTGGCCATCACGCTGGAGGAAGAGGACGAGCGCATCTATGCGGACTTTGCCGCCGCCCTGCGCGACGACTTTCCGGCCACCGAAGCCGTGCTCAAGGGCATGGGCGCGGAAGAGACCGTGCACCGGCAGAGGCTCACGGAGCTGTTCCGCAAAAAATTCGGGGAGCATATCCCGCTGCTCCGCCGCCAGGACGTCAAAGGCTTTGTGCAGCGCAGGCCTTTGTGGCTGGTGCGCCCGCTGGGCCTGGACGCGGTGCGCCGTTTTACGGCCGACATGGAGCTGGAGACCCGCCAGTTTTATGAAAAAGCGGCCGCCAGAACCGCAGATCCGGAGATCCGCCGCCTGCTGGACGACCTGGCCCAGGCCGAGCGGCGGCATGAGCTCAACGCCGAACGGCTTTCCGACAAGTATCTGAACCCGGACGCCAGGGCCGTGGAAGCGGCCGCCCAGCGCCGCCTGTACGCCCTGCAGATCATTCAGCCCGGTCTGGCCGGGCTTATGGACGGCAGCGTCTCCACCCTGGCCCCGGTGTTTGCGGCGGCCGCGGCCACGCACGATTCCTGGCAGGCCTTTCTGGTGGGCCTGGCGGCCTCACTGGGCGCGGGCATCAGCATGGGTTTTGCCGAGGCCCTTTCAGACGACGGCAGCGTTACCGGGCGCGGGCACCCCTGGGTGCGCGGACTGGTCTGCGGGCTCATGACCACCCTGGGCGGCATCGGGCACACCCTGCCCTTTCTCATCGGCAACTACCGCGCAGCGCTCATGGCGGCGCTGGTGGTGGTGGCGCTGGAGCTGGCCGCCATCACCTGGGTGCGCTCCCGCTTTATGAACACGCCCATAGTTTCCGCCGCGTTGCAGGTGGTGCTGGGCGGCGTGCTGGTTTTTCTGACCGGGTTGCTTATCGGCAACGCCTGA
- a CDS encoding twin-arginine translocase TatA/TatE family subunit has protein sequence MFDLFSVPHLLLVMGVAMLLFGTKKLPEIGAGLGRAIRDFRRAVSEPDTVDISRRDEKPEDAGRNG, from the coding sequence ATGTTTGATTTGTTCAGCGTACCGCATCTGTTGCTGGTGATGGGCGTGGCCATGCTGTTGTTCGGCACCAAGAAACTGCCGGAAATCGGCGCAGGCCTCGGCCGCGCCATCCGGGATTTCCGCCGGGCGGTCAGCGAACCCGACACCGTGGATATATCCCGCAGGGATGAAAAGCCTGAGGACGCCGGCCGCAACGGCTGA
- the tsaB gene encoding tRNA (adenosine(37)-N6)-threonylcarbamoyltransferase complex dimerization subunit type 1 TsaB: MNAGTGLELILNAAEGALQIVVTEDETLLCAQEWRRPERATEILAPALREICTALGLRLADFRRLACVRGPGSFTGIRLVLATAAALRRTCPLRLAGLDYMQALAATLATARGVLYGAPIWTLTHARRNLVHCQPFRSYGPVIPPQPLQPVELCTPDEAARRIAQSRAHPTPPGTDAARRVWVCGSGLARNPHLAPLLENAPAPEGPAATFLPLTALPDLTSPSVTALRLLARHGDYFDRDPEPLYVRPCDAVENLPGLAPRLGLNPAAAVAALKEKLDRAPQSEI, translated from the coding sequence ATGAACGCGGGCACGGGCCTGGAGCTGATCCTCAACGCCGCCGAAGGCGCGCTGCAGATCGTCGTCACCGAGGACGAAACCCTGCTCTGCGCCCAGGAATGGCGGCGGCCCGAACGCGCCACGGAAATCCTGGCTCCGGCCCTGCGCGAGATATGTACTGCGCTGGGTCTGCGCCTGGCCGACTTCCGCCGCCTGGCCTGCGTGCGCGGGCCGGGCTCCTTCACCGGCATCCGCCTGGTGCTGGCCACGGCGGCGGCCCTGCGCCGCACCTGCCCCTTGCGCCTGGCCGGCCTGGACTACATGCAGGCCCTGGCCGCCACCCTGGCCACGGCGCGCGGCGTGCTCTACGGCGCGCCCATCTGGACGCTGACCCACGCCCGCCGCAACCTGGTGCACTGCCAGCCCTTCCGCAGCTACGGCCCCGTCATTCCGCCCCAGCCCCTGCAGCCCGTGGAGCTCTGCACCCCGGACGAGGCCGCCCGCCGCATTGCCCAAAGCCGCGCGCACCCCACGCCGCCCGGCACGGATGCCGCCCGCCGGGTCTGGGTCTGCGGCAGCGGGCTCGCGCGCAACCCGCACCTCGCCCCCCTGCTGGAAAACGCGCCCGCTCCGGAAGGCCCCGCCGCCACGTTCCTGCCCCTTACCGCCCTGCCGGATCTGACCAGCCCCTCCGTCACCGCCCTGCGCCTCCTGGCCCGCCACGGCGACTATTTCGACCGGGATCCGGAACCCCTCTATGTGCGCCCCTGCGACGCCGTGGAAAACCTCCCCGGCCTGGCCCCCCGCCTGGGCCTGAACCCTGCCGCCGCCGTGGCCGCCCTGAAAGAAAAACTGGACCGCGCCCCGCAAAGCGAAATTTAG